A part of Solibacillus sp. FSL H8-0538 genomic DNA contains:
- the spoIIP gene encoding stage II sporulation protein P, translating to MHKLKRLLGLLLFLFMLPIAIGQLPFPNNKTSLEEQPEQKLVAYAAAPMIETEEPYLPSPFQVLLLFTHSHETYKPVVKLKSGVQAVYDEQTNIFSMQELIGHYLQLNGLQSTVLDLDVMTVMKQQGANFYQAYDVVRPYLAEELNKNQYDLVLDIHRDSAKSAVTTIEADGQKFAKIAFVIGAEHAGYESNFAYAEILSERLNTIVPGISRGVIKKQGEDVDGVYNQDLSPVMLLVELGGIDNSEEQLQRTMAVLAQAIAKTFVTEQL from the coding sequence ATGCATAAATTGAAACGATTATTAGGTTTACTCCTTTTTTTATTTATGTTACCAATTGCAATTGGGCAATTACCTTTTCCAAATAACAAAACTTCATTGGAAGAACAGCCGGAGCAAAAATTGGTAGCTTATGCAGCAGCACCGATGATCGAGACAGAGGAACCATATTTACCATCACCATTTCAAGTACTCCTGCTATTTACGCATTCGCATGAGACGTATAAACCAGTTGTCAAGTTAAAAAGTGGTGTGCAGGCTGTTTATGATGAGCAAACGAATATTTTTTCAATGCAGGAGCTAATCGGTCATTATTTACAACTAAATGGCTTACAATCTACTGTACTGGATTTAGATGTGATGACGGTGATGAAACAGCAAGGCGCTAATTTTTATCAAGCGTACGATGTGGTGCGTCCATATTTAGCGGAGGAACTGAATAAAAATCAGTATGATCTTGTATTAGATATTCACCGTGATTCAGCAAAGTCGGCTGTAACAACGATTGAAGCTGACGGACAAAAATTTGCCAAAATTGCGTTCGTGATCGGTGCAGAGCATGCGGGCTATGAAAGTAATTTTGCCTATGCGGAAATCCTAAGTGAACGCTTAAATACAATTGTGCCAGGAATTTCACGTGGTGTTATTAAAAAGCAAGGTGAAGATGTTGATGGTGTTTATAATCAAGATTTATCACCGGTTATGCTACTTGTGGAGTTAGGTGGAATTGATAATTCTGAAGAGCAGTTACAAAGGACAATGGCGGTGCTAGCACAGGCGATTGCAAAAACTTTTGTAACCGAACAATTGTAA
- the lepA gene encoding translation elongation factor 4, protein MNREERLKRQENIRNFSIIAHIDHGKSTLADRILEKTKSITQREMKAQLLDSMDLERERGITIKLNAVQLKYTAKNGEVYTFHLIDTPGHVDFTYEVSRSLAACEGAILVVDAAQGIEAQTLANVYLALDNELEILPVINKIDLPAADPERVRQEVEDVIGLDASEAVLASAKAGIGIEDILEQIVEKVPAPTGDPDAPLQALIFDSVYDAYKGVIISIRIMNGTLKQGDKIRMMATGAEFEVIEVGVHTPKSVPQAELTVGDVGYLTASIKNVGDTRVGDTVTFANRPAEAPLEGYRRLNPMVYCGLYPIDTARYNDLRDALEKLELNDSALQYEPETSQALGFGFRCGFLGLLHMEIIQERIEREFNIDLITTAPSVIYDVNMTDGTVLKVDNPSMMPDPQKIDRIEEPYVKATIMVPNDYVGAVMELCQLKRGNFMGMEYIDTTRVQITYEMPLSEIVYDFFDYLKSNTKGYASFDYELIGYKPSKLVKMDILLNAEQVDALSFIVHRDFAYERGKIIVEKLKELIPRQQFEVPIQAAVGQKIVARSTIKAMRKNVLAKCYGGDISRKRKLLDKQKEGKKRMKQVGSVEVPQEAFMAVLKMDDSK, encoded by the coding sequence ATGAACCGAGAAGAACGTTTAAAACGACAAGAGAACATTCGAAATTTCTCTATTATCGCACATATTGACCACGGGAAGTCGACGTTAGCTGACCGTATTTTAGAGAAAACAAAATCAATCACACAACGTGAAATGAAGGCGCAATTACTTGATTCTATGGATTTAGAGCGTGAGCGCGGCATTACAATTAAATTAAATGCTGTACAGTTGAAGTACACAGCAAAAAACGGTGAAGTATATACTTTCCACTTAATTGACACGCCAGGACACGTCGATTTCACGTATGAAGTTTCGCGTTCATTAGCTGCATGTGAAGGTGCTATTTTAGTAGTAGATGCGGCACAAGGTATTGAAGCACAAACGTTAGCAAACGTATACTTAGCGCTTGATAATGAATTAGAGATTTTACCTGTTATAAATAAAATCGATTTACCAGCAGCGGATCCAGAGCGTGTACGTCAAGAAGTTGAAGATGTAATTGGTCTTGATGCTTCTGAAGCAGTACTCGCTTCTGCAAAAGCTGGAATTGGAATTGAAGATATTTTAGAGCAAATCGTAGAAAAAGTACCGGCACCAACTGGAGACCCAGATGCGCCACTACAGGCACTAATATTTGACTCGGTTTATGATGCCTATAAAGGGGTTATTATTTCGATTCGAATTATGAATGGTACACTGAAGCAAGGCGATAAAATTCGAATGATGGCTACTGGTGCTGAGTTTGAAGTTATTGAAGTTGGTGTTCATACGCCGAAATCAGTACCACAAGCTGAATTAACCGTAGGAGATGTTGGGTACTTAACAGCTTCTATCAAAAATGTGGGTGATACACGTGTAGGTGATACAGTAACGTTCGCTAACCGTCCTGCAGAGGCACCACTTGAAGGATACCGTCGTTTAAATCCAATGGTATACTGTGGTCTTTACCCAATTGATACAGCAAGATATAACGATCTTCGTGATGCATTAGAAAAATTAGAGCTAAATGACTCTGCACTGCAATACGAGCCAGAAACATCTCAAGCGTTAGGTTTCGGTTTCCGTTGCGGATTTTTAGGTCTTCTTCATATGGAAATTATCCAGGAACGTATCGAGCGAGAGTTCAATATCGACCTAATTACAACAGCACCATCTGTAATTTATGATGTAAACATGACGGATGGCACAGTGCTGAAAGTCGATAATCCATCAATGATGCCAGATCCACAAAAAATCGACCGCATTGAAGAGCCTTATGTAAAAGCAACAATTATGGTACCAAATGATTATGTTGGTGCTGTAATGGAGCTTTGCCAATTAAAACGCGGAAATTTCATGGGCATGGAGTATATCGATACAACTCGAGTACAAATTACGTATGAAATGCCGTTATCAGAAATCGTTTATGATTTCTTTGATTATTTAAAATCAAATACAAAAGGTTATGCGTCATTTGATTACGAATTAATCGGCTACAAACCATCGAAGCTTGTAAAAATGGATATTTTATTGAATGCTGAGCAAGTAGATGCACTAAGCTTCATCGTTCACCGTGACTTCGCATATGAGCGTGGAAAAATAATCGTAGAAAAATTAAAAGAGCTGATCCCGCGTCAACAATTCGAAGTACCAATTCAAGCAGCGGTTGGTCAAAAAATTGTCGCCCGTTCAACAATCAAAGCAATGCGTAAAAATGTACTTGCAAAATGTTACGGTGGAGATATTTCACGTAAACGTAAACTTCTTGATAAACAAAAAGAAGGTAAAAAACGTATGAAGCAAGTCGGATCAGTAGAAGTACCACAAGAAGCGTTCATGGCTGTACTGAAAATGGATGATTCTAAATAA